One window from the genome of Drosophila albomicans strain 15112-1751.03 chromosome 2L, ASM965048v2, whole genome shotgun sequence encodes:
- the LOC117563621 gene encoding uncharacterized protein LOC117563621 — protein sequence MGSCLGSCVAANSSAFASASVSATASNSNSTASTSSSSSASATSSTNCVTAAANSWYLWRRPRARGRARARAGSTDEPEAELLSTASERCQRRGLVYRILKFKRKQQCPQFLDRYWEQQPSYAKLQNDSALADIQLQNLDVHKLLNAAATPSKETELQSYARMASSRASSSLDLEWEHEYSQLRQYQQRQQKEQRQLQQQQQQHHQTLQDTPPMVASQARYASLDQLTTAASLAASHGRHAAAARQARLGHGQRYGGSFTGTSCCSSTQNSWSHISTPESLEWDIDAEQEQQRQLRQEDDNLDDETLKLLHQIEQLKHHVLQETGDGLSMGATPAVGVGVVVDELTEGLQFRASHFGGVEAPIS from the exons ATGGGTTCATGTCTCGGCAGCTGTGTAGCCGCCAACTCCTCCGCGTTCGCCTCCGCGTCCGTTTCAGCCACGGCCTCGAACTCGAATTCCACAGCTTCAACGTCGTCGTCTTCCTCCGCATCGGCCACGAGCTCCACGAACTGTGTTACGGCCGCCGCCAACAGCTGGTATCTGTG GCGTCGACCCAGAGCGAGAGGCAGAGCTCGAGCACGAGCAGGGTCCACCGATGAGCCGGAAGCGGAGCTGCTATCGACGGCCAGTGAACGTTGCCAGCGTCGTGGCCTTGTCTATCGCATCTTGAAGTTTAAAAGGAAGCAGCAATGTCCACAGTTCCTGGACAGATACTGGGAACAGCAGCCCAGCTATGCGAAGTTGCAAAACGACAG CGCATTGGCTGATATCCAGCTGCAGAATCTGGATGTGCACAAGTTGCTCAATGCCGCAGCGACGCCCAGCAAGGAGACGGAACTTCAGAGCTATGCTCGCATGGCCAGCTCAAGGGCGAGCTCGTCGCTCGACCTGGAATGGGAGCATGAATACTCGCAGCTGCGTCAGTatcagcagcgacagcaaaagGAGCAAcgacagctgcaacaacagcagcagcagcatcaccaAACGCTGCAGGACACACCACCGATGGTGGCATCGCAAGCACGCTACGCTTCTCTGGACCAATTGACAACGGCGGCATCGCTTGCCGCCAGCCATGGACGTCATGCTGCCGCCGCGCGGCAAGCACGTTTGGGGCACGGTCAACGTTATGGCGGCTCCTTTACAGGCACATCCTGCTGCTCGTCCACACAGAACTCTTGGTCACACATATCCACGCCAGAGTCGCTTGAGTGGGACATTGATGccgagcaggagcagcagcgtCAGTTGCGCCAGGAGGACGATAACTTGGATGATGAGACCCTAAAGTTGTTGCATCAAATCGAACAGCTCAAGCATCACGTGCTCCAGGAGACGGGCGATGGCTTAAGCATGGGCGCAACGCCAGCTGTCGGTGTGGGCGTGGTTGTCGATGAGCTCACAGAAGGATTGCAGTTTCGTGCATCGCATTTCGGCGGAGTAGAGGCGCCTATTAGTTGA
- the LOC117563620 gene encoding LOW QUALITY PROTEIN: tiggrin (The sequence of the model RefSeq protein was modified relative to this genomic sequence to represent the inferred CDS: deleted 1 base in 1 codon): MRGLGVCALLLALFVSCQGFSSYRSSYSSSSSFGNGQSQALHQATPQLSSWAYSHLKEVREFANYLTQEYNAMSTGASNGHGHSFSWSASIQQLSGKTASELDALCRQVSQQLVSDMRQGLINYSNIVQPAFFDVKAGELLERYAIGDVQQQTVDLNPFQAVDLSNFDEVKNYAYPTEVKIIDGKTYVVHRNCTEATKLTNTYGNNAGYYQKQISLPVSSSTSVRQQSSVQDWISGRMEPTVVSYSSVVNLDGSHGAHNAAFNAPSYQVPSYSQVTAPVTSTVTVRRFNKTITQHSDGTSSVDGSESKQRWVDGQLVYDNQRPFGHQSAGALPRDEQWKREEREHFFWYLTTPQRLEDWQHQQEDRLLGVVHRYQTTLPILQEFHRRELARYQALLNQYQPQVQDTTSWQRQERGRLDWLVHQNSYTSQDFARWQHDNAAKLRQQALSYGVQPDQLQQWQRQELTRLYTHFNQINESLSPRVPVPSPASSSIPDSSSLIADNAQEQQRLDELIRQHNATIAQLQNSIRSDQQRLKDLSIKYQGDMQSQTQWLRGEVARIGDLIKEQNEQVTRLSAWQSSERARLETMLKQHRGSLTELQQQMAQDRSYVQNLAAKYRVGVDELERWQREELQRLQLVGQQQLEDHIKGWQISVSANLRNIIAQNQLTIEEFQTSIINDRARLEQFARTYKVRVDEIESWIKSEFNKFKSEGLLKDVQQELVTWQQRERERLQSLVQHNSLTVEQLEAKIKKDQSHFFELANTYQIQVTDIQDWLKQELLRLQNEGLLKAEALKDWQLAERQQIANIVKHNKYSIDEFERKVLADRARLNDLSKTYNVKVSEIEQWIQSEGDRLQREGQLHMETQLNNWQKIERQRLLDLINKNDLSIEELETKISKDQTHLYSLAQQNQVRVEEIEQWIKQQIEKLQKDGLLEMQRLQNWQQEWRGNLTNMVQERDYTVEEFHKWLLEDRARLQSLAMQHNVQIEEIEQFVKKEEQRFIGMGLLKPSERLTNWQEVERLHLKNLAQQQYKSTEQLEARLRQDRELLEKLARQYSVQVEEIESWMKQELARMRDEGKLQIDNLTSWQLAERERLETLLKQNKQWNAEDLQAELRNDREHMQTMAFQYHTSVEEIERWVQTEIERLKQQGKLNIEQLTAWQQTEQQRILALLQSQSNITLEQFEAKVHNDRRFLLNLAAQHHVSVVEVETYVKQVIEDLRQKGQFEVEQLQAWQLVERDYIKSMIAEFKNGLSTEEYEQKLLADRAHLNQLADQYRLNVEQIEEWMIAELKRLRGSTENSLKTLSAWQVTELERLQSLIKEQTHITYVEFEMELQQERERLQKLANQYSVNVEEIEQWLRQQLINLKTTGNAKVENLTKWQIAEQERLIELLLKHQQDASYQEVERELSKDHQRLESLSQTNHVSIDQVDHWLHDELKRLQQSGLVQIEQQTQWQKQISSGFNNWLKQQQDSTSYQEFVDFLKRDKQRLNGIVNDYHLTVEQVEEWVQKEAARLSLIGVIEKPQDNFRYEQINIWNQQSETQPWKEYLTARLRSETHLKPMTWQEFELYLVRNRPAHERLAVQYHITVEEIHQWLNNSARQLVQEGLITGSLTVEEWQLKEQQYIQDLLNQQLRRRQKWTIEELQLKLLNDQKHLLDVARQYQIRIEELKLWYKDELKRLLDLRKIEQGSGLQWQSKELERIYQTVIRHPINRSALEQLLLRDVNALAIQYRITVEELRVFIHQKLQRFADMGLIVDGGVVSSDWKEQERQRLRQIGASVIITDLELVELISQDSKYQNELARLYGVGLQQLAPVQRIYIGNMAKEQLLEQRHLNVLTTWQQKERDRLYDFIGTQNMTLRQLRDWQRQDEEKLQRLAQQYLITLHELKAWQIKEFERITAVAQYYAITLSELQQFRDEELHYLIYLNHRKLLTATETKSGETKQHWRLQKLQTKYSKYGQELSIWRRTLYLLSQGLIDLPATNNNGGYIIDQGRADATAVNKPIFSKDRGDQPPHVYEENDNEDEPGLEGETKSPLAPLVSTPAPLPSPSPSYLPSPSGSSGGFEYRRTDYNFNVPVSGVASASASGGPTGSSASASAKLSKWSRAAGEEPASQQQQQQLAELADLGQQQQVEDLGQQQEVDLGWSQDQVDGGQQQQQEEVDWNANYRVGDDAGQQQQQDLGQYQVEDLTGQGYGSSSGPNPGASYGQVHQAQPVETSTQPGTFAKIKNKITDIFG, encoded by the exons ATGAGAGGtctgggtgtgtgtgcgttgctcTTGGCGCTGTTTGTCAGCTGCCAGGGCTTCAGTAGCTATAGAAGCAGCTACAGTTCCTCATCCTCATTTGGCAATGGACAATCCCAGGCTTTACATCAGGCCACACCACAGCTTAGTAGCTGGGCCTACAGCCATTTAAAAGAGGTGCGCGAATTTGCCAATTACCTGACCCAGGAGTATAATGCGATGTCCACAGGTGCAAGCAACGGTCACGGACATTCCTTCAGTTGGAGTG CAAGTATTCAACAGCTAAGTGGAAAGACTGCCAGTGAACTGGATGCACTTTGCCGGCAGGTCAGCCAGCAGCTGGTGAGCGACATGCGCCAGGGACTGATAAACTACAGCAACATAGTACAGCCAGCGTTCTTCGATGTGAAGGCTGGCGAATTGCTGGAACGCTATGCGATTGGCGATGTACAACAGCAGACTGTGGATCTTAATCCCTTCCAGGCTGTGGATTTGAGCAACTTCGATGAGGTAAAGAACTACGCTTACCCCACTGAGGTGAAGATCATCGATGGAAAAACTTATGTGGTGCATCGCAACTGCACCGAGGCCACTAAGCTGACAAATACCTATGGAAACAATGCTGGTTACTATCAGAAACAGATCTCTCTGCCAGTCAGCTCATCGACATCGGTGCGTCAACAGTCGTCGGTGCAGGATTGGATTTCGGGACGCATGGAGCCAACGGTTGTCAGCTACAGTTCTGTGGTGAATCTGGATGGCAGTCACGGTGCTCACAATGCCGCCTTCAATGCGCCCAGCTACCAAGTGCCCAGCTACAGTCAGGTTACTGCCCCCGTCACCTCAACGGTCACTGTGAGGCGCTTCAACAAGACAATCACCCAACACTCGGACGGCACCAGCTCTGTGGATGGTTCCGAGTCGAAGCAACGTTGGGTCGATGGTCAACTCGTCTATGACAATCAGCGTCCCTTTGGCCATCAATCCGCTGGCGCTTTGCCACGCGATGAGCAATGGAAGCGTGAGGAACGCGAGCACTTCTTCTGGTATCTGACGACACCGCAACGCCTCGAGGACTGGCAGCATCAACAGGAGGATCGTCTGCTGGGTGTGGTCCATCGCTATCAGACCACGCTGCCCATACTGCAGGAATTCCATCGTCGTGAACTGGCCCGCTATCAGGCGCTGTTGAATCAGTATCAGCCTCAGGTGCAGGATACCACTAGCTGGCAGCGACAGGAGCGCGGTCGTCTCGATTGGCTTGTCCATCAGAATAGCTACACCAGCCAGGACTTTGCTCGTTGGCAGCACGATAACGCCGCCAAGTTGCGTCAGCAGGCCTTGAGCTATGGTGTTCAACCGGATCAATTGCAGCAATGGCAGCGTCAGGAGTTAACCCGTCTCTACACACACTTCAACCAGATCAATGAATCACTGAGTCCCCGCGTGCCAGTGCCATCTCCGGCGTCCTCCTCCATCCCCGATTCGAGCTCCCTGATTGCGGACAATGCCCAGGAACAGCAGCGTCTGGATGAGTTGATTCGTCAGCACAATGCCACGATTGCCCAGCTCCAGAACTCAATTCGATCCGATCAGCAGCGTCTTAAGGATCTGTCTATCAAGTACCAGGGTGATATGCAGAGTCAGACTCAATGGCTGCGCGGTGAAGTTGCTCGTATTGGCGATTTGATCAAGGAGCAGAATGAGCAGGTGACTCGCCTGAGTGCATGGCAGAGCTCGGAACGTGCTCGCTTGGAGACCATGTTGAAGCAACATCGCGGCAGCTTGACCGAGCTGCAACAGCAGATGGCTCAGGATCGCAGCTATGTGCAGAATCTGGCGGCCAAGTATCGTGTGGGTGTTGATGAACTGGAGCGTTGGCAGCGTGAGGAGTTGCAGCGTTTGCAGTTGGTTGGCCAGCAGCAGTTAGAGGATCACATCAAGGGTTGGCAGATCAGTGTAAGCGCCAATCTGCGCAACATTATTGCTCAGAATCAGTTGACTATCGAGGAGTTCCAGACCTCTATTATCAATGATCGTGCACGTCTGGAGCAATTCGCGCGCACTTACAAGGTGCGTGTGGATGAGATTGAGTCGTGGATCAAGAGCGAGTTCAACAAGTTCAAGTCCGAGGGTCTGTTGAAGGATGTGCAACAGGAGCTGGTCACGTGGCAGCAACGAGAACGCGAGCGTCTGCAGTCGCTGGTGCAACACAATTCCCTGACTGTCGAACAGCTGGAGGCCAAGATCAAGAAGGATCAGTCTCACTTCTTTGAGCTGGCCAACACATACCAGATTCAGGTGACAGATATTCAAGATTGGCTCAAGCAGGAATTGCTGCGTCTGCAGAACGAAGGTCTGCTCAAGGCGGAGGCTCTCAAGGATTGGCAGTTGGCCGAACGTCAACAGATCGCAAATATTGTGAAGCACAACAAATACTCGATCGATGAGTTTGAGCGTAAAGTGCTCGCTGATCGTGCCCGTCTTAATGATCTGTCCAAGACCTACAATGTCAAGGTGTCGGAGATCGAACAATGGATTCAATCCGAGGGCGATCGT CTGCAGCGTGAGGGACAACTGCACATGGAGACGCAGCTCAACAATTGGCAGAAGATCGAACGTCAACGTCTGCTTGACTTGATCAACAAGAACGATCTGTCCATCGAGGAGCTGGAGACAAAGATCAGCAAGGACCAAACACATCTCTACAGTCTTGCCCAACAGAACCAAGTGCGTGTCGAGGAGATCGAACAATGGATCAAGCAACAGATCGAGAAACTGCAGAAGGATGGCTTGCTGGAGATGCAACGTCTGCAGAACTGGCAGCAGGAATGGCGTGGAAATCTGACCAACATGGTACAGGAACGCGATTACACCGTTGAGGAGTTCCACAAGTGGCTGCTCGAGGACCGTGCACGTCTCCAGAGTTTGGCCATGCAGCACAATGTGCAAATCGAGGAGATCGAACAGTTTGTCAAGAAGGAGGAACAACGATTCATTGGAATGGGTCTGCTTAAGCCCAGCGAACGTTTGACCAACTGGCAAGAGGTGGAGCGTCTCCATCTGAAGAACCTGGCTCAACAGCAATACAAATCCACCGAACAACTGGAGGCTCGCCTGCGACAGGATCGCGAGCTGCTTGAGAAGCTGGCGCGTCAATACAGCGTGCAGGTCGAGGAGATCGAGAGCTGGATGAAGCAGGAACTTGCCCGCATGCGTGATGAGGGTAAACTTCAGATCGACAATCTCACCTCATGGCAGCTGGCGGAGCGTGAGCGTCTCGAAACGCTGCTTAAGCAGAACAAGCAATGGAATGCCGAGGATCTGCAGGCTGAGCTGCGCAATGATCGTGAACACATGCAGACAATGGCCTTCCAGTATCACACATCGGTCGAGGAGATCGAGCGTTGGGTGCAGACCGAGATCGAGCGTTTGAAGCAGCAGGGTAAGCTCAACATTGAGCAGTTGACCGCTTGGCAACAGACGGAGCAGCAACGCATTCTGGCACTGCTGCAATCACAGTCCAACATTACCCTGGAGCAGTTTGAGGCAAAG GTACATAATGATCGTCGCTTCCTGTTGAACCTCGCAGCTCAGCATCACGTGAGCGTCGTGGAGGTTGAGACGTATGTGAAGCAAGTAATTGAGGATCTGCGCCAGAAGGGGCAGTTTGAGGTCGAGCAGTTGCAGGCATGGCAGCTTGTGGAACGCGATTACATCAAGTCCATGATTGCCGAGTTCAAGAACGGTTTATCCACTGAGGAATACGAGCAAAAGTTGCTTGCGGATCGTGCTCATCTTAATCAATTGGCCGATCAATATCGTCTGAATGTTGAACAGATTGAGGAATGGATGATTGCTGAGCTGAAGAGACTGCGCGGTAGCACCGAGAACTCACTGAAGACTCTGAGCGCTTGGCAGGTGACGGAACTGGAGCGCCTGCAGAGTCTGATCAAGGAGCAGACACACATCACCTATGTAGAGTTCGAAATGGAACTGCAGCAGGAACGCGAACGCCTCCAGAAGCTGGCCAACCAATATTCTGTGAATGTGGAGGAGATTGAGCAATGGCTACGCCAACAACTGATCAATCTGAAGACCACGGGTAATGCCAAGGTTGAGAATCTGACCAAGTGGCAGATTGCCGAGCAAGAGCGTCTAATTGAGTTGCTGCTGAAGCATCAACAGGATGCCAGTTACCAGGAGGTTGAACGCGAACTGAGCAAGGATCATCAGCGTTTGGAGAGTCTGTCACAAACAAATCATGTGAGCATTGATCAAGTTGATCATTGGTTGCACGATGAACTGAAACGCCTGCAGCAATCGGGTCTGGTGCAGATCGAGCAGCAAACCCAATGGCAAAAGCAGATCAGCAGCGGCTTTAACAATTGGTTGAAACAGCAACAGGACTCGACCAGCTATCAGGAGTTTGTGGACTTCCTGAAGCGTGACAAACAACGTCTCAATGGCATTGTCAACGATTACCATTTGACCGTGGAACAGGTTGAGGAATGGGTGCAAAAGGAGGCTGCCAGGCTTTCGCTTATCGGTGTTATCGAGAAACCACAGGACAACTTTCGGTACGAGCAGATTAACATCTGGAATCAACAGAGCGAAACCCAACCATGGAAGGAATATTTGACCGCACGCCTGCGCAGCGAGACGCACTTGAAGCCCATGACCTGGCAGGAATTCGAGTTGTATTTGGTGCGCAATCGTCCGGCTCACGAGCGTCTGGCTGTGCAGTATCACATCACTGTCGAGGAGATCCATCAGTGGCTGAATAACTCGGCCAGGCAACTGGTTCAGGAGGGCCTCATCACTGGCTCCTTGACCGTCGAGGAATGGCAGCTGAAGGAGCAACAGTACATTCAGGATCTGCTCAATCAGCAGCTGCGTCGTCGTCAAAAGTGGACCATCGAggagctgcagctgaagctgctgAATGACCAAAAGCATCTGTTGGATGTTGCTCGTCAATATCAAATTAGGATCGAGGAATTGAAACTGTGGTACAAGGACGAATTGAAGCGACTGTTGGACTTGCGCAAGATTGAACAGGGCTCCGGCTTGCAATGGCAATCCAAGGAACTGGAACGCATTTACCAGACCGTCATCCGTCATCCAATCAACCGTAGTGCATTggagcagctgttgctgcgtgATGTCAACGCTCTTGCCATACAGTACCGCATCACCGTCGAGGAGTTGCGTGTGTTTATCCATCAGAAATTGCAGCGATTTGCGGACATGGGTCTGATTGTCGATGGCGGCGTTGTAAGCAGCGATTGGAAGGAGCAGGAACGTCAACGTTTGCGTCAAATTGGCGCCAGCGTCATCATCACCGATCTGGAGCTGGTTGAACTCATCTCGCAGGATAGCAAATATCAGAACGAGTTGGCTCGTCTCTATGGCGTGGGACTTCAGCAGTTGGCGCCTGTGCAGCGCATTTACATTGGCAACATGGCCAAGGAGCAGCTGCTCGAGCAGCGCCATCTCAACGTGTTGACCACATGGCAGCAGAAGGAACGCGATCGTCTCTACGATTTCATTGGCACCCAGAACATGACGTTGCGTCAGTTGCGTGACTGGCAACGTCAGGATGAAGAGAAACTGCAGCGCTTGGCCCAGCAGTATCTGATAACGCTGCACGAGCTCAAGGCCTGGCAGATTAAGGAGTTTGAACGCATCACGGCGGTGGCTCAATACTACGCCATCACACTCAGCGAACTGCAGCAGTTCCGTGACGAGGAATTGCACTATCTCATCTATCTGAACCATCGCAAGTTGCTGACGGCAACGGAGACCAAGAGTGGAGAGACGAAGCAGCATTGGCGCCTGCAGAAACTGCAGACCAAATACAGCAAATATGGTCAGGAGTTGAGCATCTGGCGTCGCACTTTGTATCTGCTCAGTCAGGGTTTGATTGATTTGCCTGCCACCAATAATAATGGTGGATATATTATCGATCAGGGTCGCGCCGATGCCACGGCTGTGAACAAACCAATCTTCTCCAAGGATCGCGGCGATCAGCCTCCACATGTGTACGAGGAGAACGACAACGAGGATGAGCCAGGTCTCGAGGGTGAAACGAAGTCCCCATTGGCACCTTTGGTGTCGACACCAGCACCCTTGCCTTCTCCTTCCCCCTCCTATCTTCCCTCGCCAAGTGGTAGCAGTGGTGGTTTCGAATACCGACGCACCGACTACAACTTCAATGTGCCCGTGAGCGGTGTCGCTTCAGCATCAGCGAGTGGCGGACCAACTGGTTCCTCGGCCAGCGCTAGCGCCAAGTTGAGCAAGTGGAGTCGTGCCGCCGGCGAGGAGCCTGcttcacagcaacagcagcagcagctggcggaGTTGGCTGATTtgggacaacagcagcaggtggAAGACTTGGGTCAGCAGCAGGAGGTAGACTTGGGCTGGAGTCAGGATCAAGTGGATGGtggacagcaacagcaacaggaggaAGTCGATTGGAATGCCAACTATAGGGTTGGGGATGATGCtggacagcaacagcagcaggactTGGGTCAGTATCAGGTTGAGGATTTGACGGGTCAAGGCTACGGCAGCAGTTCAGGTCCAAATCCAGGCGCCAGTTACGGTCAGGTGCATCAGGCACAGCCAGTTGAAACATCG aCTCAACCCGGCACCTTTGCCAAAATTAAGAACAAAATAACCGACATCTTTGGTTAG
- the LOC117563399 gene encoding angiopoietin-related protein 7-like, which yields MEWTWITFTLLSFTIFNCHCNSGQSELQRSLMDELQEFDNLTWQYIEEYEHDLSTLKVANILQELIDRNITGHLPYLRSCPDRQGIFKIKVNALEPFSVLCDAKIAGPGWIVILKRFDGSINFFRNWKHYQEGFGDLSSEFFIGLEKLHAITYAKNHELYVHLEDFDGNTRYARYDQFVIGNENYKLEMLGKYTGDAGDGLRNNQNMRFYTFDKDNQNQCAQNRINAGWFDICTVKQNLFGIYLEGYFKQVFKFKGIRWDTWHGEDYSLKSVQMMIRPKCACS from the exons ATGGAGTGGACGTGGATAACTTTCACACTTTTaagtttcacaattttcaattgtcaCTGCAATTCGGGGCAAAGTGAACTCCAAAGAAG TTTGATGGACGAACTTCAAGAGTTTGATAACCTGACGTGGCAGTACATTGAGGAATATGAACACGATCTTAGCACCCTGAAAGTGGCTAATATCCTGCAAGAATTAATTGATCGCAATATTACTGGCCATTTGCCATATTTACGTTCCTGTCCCGATCGCCAAGGCATCTTTAAGATCAAAGTTAATGCATTGGAGCCGTTTTCGGTGCTGTGTGATGCAAAAATAGCTGGCCCAGGTTGGATTGTAATTTTGAAACGTTTCGATGGCTCAATAAATTTCTTTCGCAATTGGAAGCATTACCAAGAAGGATTTGGAGATTTATCAAGTGAGTTCTTCATAGGATTAGAGAAGTTGCATGCTATTACCTATGCGAAAAATCACGAGCTTTATGTACACCTCGAAGACTTTGATGGCAACACACGATATGCTCGCTATGACCAATTTGTAATAGGAaacgaaaattataaattggaAATGCTGGGGAAATACACAGGAGATGCAGGTGATGGATTGCGTAATAATCAGAATATGAGGTTTTATACATTCGATAAAGACAATCAAAACCAATGTGCTCAAAATCGAATAAATGCCGGATGGTTTGACATCTGTACCGTGAAGCA AAATCTTTTTGGAATCTATTTAGAAGGatattttaaacaagtttttaaatttaaaggcATTCGATGGGATACTTGGCATGGTGAAGACTACTCTCTTAAGTCAGTGCAGATGATGATAAGACCCAAGTGCGCCTGCTCCTGA
- the LOC117565091 gene encoding protein adenylyltransferase Fic — translation MATSEATTPQPKEPTFHLTYRFALFFIAGSVAAFAFHALTSNSSPWRQLHHLPAAHYLQTRDEFAVYSVDELNAFKEFYDKSVSDSVGASFSEAEQTNIKEAMGALRLAQEMYRLGKDDKALRLFEHALALAPKHPEVLLRYGEFLEHNQRNIVLADQYYFQALSISPSNTEALANRQRTADVVQSLDERRLLSLDEKRDALSGIHETNAALRRAKKEAYFQHIYHSVGIEGNTMTLAQTRSVLETRMAVDGKSIDEHNEILGMDLAMKYINASLVQKLEITLKDILELHRRVLGHVDPIEGGEFRRNQVYVGGHVPPGPGDLALLMQRFERWLNSEHSNSLHPVSYAALAHYKLVHIHPFIDGNGRTSRLLMNTLLMRAGYPPVIIPKQQRSKYYHFLKLANEGDIRPFVRFIADCTEKTLDLYLWATSDLPQQIPMLIQAESDSGEIAKLQSYSTVYETATDSGLSSDPGSGSGSDSDSGSSGNGTP, via the exons ATGGCGACGTCAGAGGCTACGACGCCACAGCCAAAGGAGCCAACGTTTCACTTAACATATCGTTTTGCGCTGTTCTTCATTGCCGGCAGTGTGGCTGCATTTGCCTTCCACGCACTCACCTCGAATAGCTCCCCATGGCGGCAATTGCATCATCTTCCCGCAGCGCATTATTTACAGACACGCGACGAGTTTGCCGTGTATTCGGTGGATGAGCTGAATGCATTCAAAGAGTTCTACGACAAAAGCGTCAGTGACAGTGTTGGTGCCAGTTTCTCGGAAGCAGAACAAACCAATATCAAAGAGGCTATGGGTGCACTGCGTCTTGCCCAAGAAATGTACAGGTTGGGTAAGGATGACAAGGCTTTGCGGCTCTTTGAGCACGCTCTCGCTCTGGCGCCCAAACATCCCGAGGTGCTGTTGCGCTACGGCGAATTCCTCGAACACAATCAACGCAACATTGTGCTGGCGGATCAATACTATTTCCAAGCGCTTAGCATTAGCCCCAGTAACACAGAGGCTTTGGCAAATCGTCAACGGACTGCCGACGTCGTTCAATCGCTGGACGAGCGTCGTCTGCTCTCATTGGATGAGAAACGTGATGCGTTGTCCGGCATCCATGAAACCAATGCGGCGCTACGTCGCGCCAAGAAAGAGGCATACTTCCAGCACATCTACCACTCAGTGGGTATCGAGGGAAACACCATGACGCTGGCCCAGACGCGGTCAGTACTGGAAACTCGCATGGCTGTCGATGGCAAGTCCATCGATGAACACAACGAAATTCTGGGCATGGATCTGGCCATGAAGTACATTAATGCCAGCCTCGTACAGAA aTTGGAAATTACGCTGAAGGACATTCTGGAGCTACATCGCCGTGTACTGGGCCACGTTGATCCCATCGAAGGTGGTGAGTTTCGTCGCAATCAAGTCTATGTGGGTGGCCATGTGCCACCTGGTCCAGGAGATTTGGCGCTGCTTATGCAACGCTTCGAGCGTTGGCTTAACTCGGAGCACAGCAATTCGTTGCATCCAGTCAG CTATGCTGCTCTTGCCCACTATAAACTGGTGCACATCCACCCCTTCATCGATGGGAATGGACGGACCTCTCGTCTCCTTATGAACACGCTGCTCATGCGCGCAGGTTACCCGCCCGTCATCATTCCcaagcagcagcgcagcaaatACTATCATTTCCTTAAGCTGGCCAACGAGGGCGACATTCGACCCTTTGTGCGTTTCATAGCCGATTGCACAGAGAAGACGCTGGATTTGTATTTGTGGGCAACCAGTGATCTGCCCCAGCAAATACCCATGCTCATCCAAGCGGAGAGCGATAGCGGGGAAATAGCCAAGCTGCAATCGTACAGCACTGTCTATGAGACGGCCACAGATTCAGGGTTAAGTTCAGATCCTGGGTCTGGTTCAGGATCAGATTCTGATTCTGGTTCCAGTGGCAACGGAACTCCCTGA